In Sparus aurata chromosome 2, fSpaAur1.1, whole genome shotgun sequence, a single genomic region encodes these proteins:
- the LOC115569953 gene encoding flocculation protein FLO11-like, with product MSAPWRDEDDELKTGGVKGALKAKPRFSFTEVKMLLEAVKRNRYIILRKFNQGVSAEAKKQTWAEITNQINGLGENHREVRQIMKKWADLKCDGKRRIVALRGPNGSNMRKKNLGPVERMVHKILMMSPQGDGGSEPEFGEEEEFSGIYSKGPISNPSSYSYLNLTDSSYSLPGGSSFDISPLSSPEKELGDPFHSSSDFDLDLAEDGDRTMDFDENDDSMLSYPSNLAPPTSASLDPLPDDVTPRVKPVHTYSRNTNNQNHTAPSKPPPGPSSSVASTSSVFPSDADTASSSAAPPPSHSPSSSTLTASSVPASSSSSSSSLPTAPATSVKSDAANDSRPAPSTSSLPPPPAPPVSSSAAPSSNSHQPPPSSSGSNPCDPLPAGASSRRAQDHVAQMASQSLQQQRASRMLLTSVSQSLEMLAQSVQLLVESQQEFVQESLLLQRETVDILRDFSNTALTMLRDKSNAGQLATHHHHHHPASRF from the exons ATGTCGGCCCCGTGGCGTGATGAAGATGACGAGTTAAAGACGGGAGGAGTGAAAGGAGCGCTGAAGGCCAAACCGAGATTCTCCTTCACTGAGGTCAAAATGCTGCTGGAGGCCGTGAAGAGGAACAGATACATCATCCTCA GGAAGTTTAACCAGGGAGTGTCGGCTGAAGCCAAGAAACAGACGTGGGCTGAGATCACGAATCAGATCAATGGTCTGGGAGAGAATCACAGAGAG GTGCGTCAGATCATGAAGAAGTGGGCTGACCTCAAATGCGATGGAAAGCGACGCATCGTGGCCCTCCGGGGGCCCAATGGCAGCAACATGAGGAAGAAGAATTTGGGCCCTGTGGAGAGGATGGTCCATAAGATACTGATGATGAGTCCGCAAGGAG ATGGTGGCAGTGAACCCGAGTTTGGCGAAGAAGAGGAGTTTTCAGGGATTTACAGTAAAGGGCCGATCTCTAACCCTAGTAGCTACTCCTACCTCAACCTGACAGACTCCTCCTACTCCTTACCTGGAGGATCCTCCTTCGacatttctcctctctcctcaccagAGAAAGAACTTG gcGACCCGTTCCATTCCTCCTCTGACTTTGACTTGGACCTGGCTGAGGATGGAG ATCGTACGATGGATTTTGACGAAAACGATGATTCCATGCTCTCCTACCCTTCTAATCTTGCCCCGCCCACCTCCGCCTCCCTGGACCCCCTGCCTGACGACGTCACGCCGAGGGTCAAGCCGGTCCACACATACTCCAGAAATACCAACAACCAGAACCACACCGCACCCTCCAAACCTCCACCTGGACCCTCTTCCTCtgtggcctccacctcctccgtgTTCCCCTCTGATGCCGACACCGCCTCGTCCTCTGCTGCGCCTCCCCCGTCACACTCCCCCTCAAGCTCCACCCTCACTGCCTCCTCTGtccctgcttcctcctcctcttcctcctcctcactccccACCGCACCTGCCACGTCCGTTAAATCTGATGCAGCCAATGACTCTCGCCCCGCGCCCTCCACTTCCTCACTCccaccacctcctgctcctcccgtgtcctcctctgctgctccctcctccAACTCTCATCAACCTCCTCCCTCCAGCTCAGGCTCAAATCCATGTGACCCTCTCCCAGCCGGAGCGTCCTCCCGCAGGGCCCAGGACCACGTGGCCCAGATGGCCTCTCAGAGCCTCCAGCAGCAGCGGGCCAGCAGGATGCTCCTGACCTCGGTGTCTCAGTCTCTGGAGATGTTGGCTCAGTCGGTCCAGCTGCTGGTGGAGAGCCAGCAGGAGTTTGTGCAGgagtctctgctgctgcagagggagaCGGTGGACATCCTGAGAGACTTCTCCAACACCGCGCTCACTATGCTGAGAGACAAAAGCAACGCTGGACAGCTGGcgacacatcatcatcatcatcaccccGCCTCACGCttctga